A region from the Triticum urartu cultivar G1812 chromosome 1, Tu2.1, whole genome shotgun sequence genome encodes:
- the LOC125532616 gene encoding putative disease resistance protein RGA4 — MEVAVSAAQWVVTKALSPVKDDFLKAWAASTGLGPNVNALKMQLLYAQGMLNNAQGRERDLSNPTLKELLHKLRQLAYVADDALDELDYFCIQDKLDGTCDAATNVDDQGCLQGLVHNARHTARAVAGKINSISSSSCPDDQEDGGIGSCGGDGCMMMLSMLQAIGKHLPCYSSHTNELAESSDMPAASEWRLLCDAYPPKEPHRIHTTEETPKLKFDRVEISKRMINIIEQLKPVCDMVSTILNLELLSLSRIPAQGIATDHRETTPKIIEPKLYGRDTQKKKIIDGLIHGEYSLKQLTVLPIVGPGGIGKTTLTQHILEELKSCFEVRIWICVSLNFTANWLAQKIWEHIPPKIRERQNSSNEELIEQWLRSKRFLLVLDDVWKYHDIEWKKLLALLNNVGTNGNMVIVTTRIPGVANMVTTIDHYIEMERLDPQDIMSFFEECVFGDQQQPWEHHPELYDVGCKIVEKLKGFPLAAKTVEWELQANDYDIMPALKLSYDYLPFHLQQCLSCCALFPEDYEFHTEELVCLWIGLGILHSDDKKKTIEDVGSCYLTDLINQGFFKKNVSRLGCHYYTIHDLLRELVVKVSSYECLSICSSNVMSIQIPRSVRHLSIIVDDADIEDAMTFENYKRDLCEMEKSLEVQNLHTLMLFGKYHGNFSCVFRGLFWEARALRTVFLSGVSYDVEDVLPNFSNLIHLRYLRIKSVYVNLFRCQLGHGDKSVCIPSVLCRLYHLEVIDLQGWEGDFATRHTSNLVKLRHFVVPRKELHSDIFAVGKLKFINELRAFRVGQESKGFELSQLGKLKHIGGSHGIYNLEKVQSEGEATESKLIQKSRIQELILEWDVHRPNRNPAFEESVLENLIPHSNLRYLCIRGHGGTNCPRWLGANLSVKNLESLSLDDLSWGNLPPLGEMWMVNDVGEEYQGCILGQRFQFLHRLKLVKIPRLRKWVGDNTSYLFSHLEELTIVGCSELTEVRFSHVSCGLPQQEKSMAWFPRLKSLKIEDCPKLLSLPPIPWTSGPCSIEFNRLGSGLERLVYEEEFIYAPDITSFSLEAWGKNGQDSVSLNEWLVFSNLTYVRRLVMENCSPLPLDCLLMLTSLQFLQLIGGSSNIIYPVESVIHELTQLFLLMPELTQITIEECQGIKWLGVAGPSSASSSSTEQLHHGQIGQQQQEGKGGGDGVLLLPPQLQELRIRECPELSLLSNSMEGDKEGGGLLGLSSLKLLSTSKTPRFFVGSEPHDKELLPRSSTHQELKVITDDVAGLLTAHICSILSFSLTTLIIGWNQDAERFTHEQEKALQLLTSLQTLMFCDFEKLQCLPAGLHRLASLKTLQIVTCQVILSLPEDGLPSSLQKLDIWRCPSI, encoded by the exons ATGGAGGTGGCCGTCAGTGCAGCACAGTGGGTGGTGACCAAGGCGCTGAGCCCTGTCAAGGACGACTTCCTGAAGGCGTGGGCGGCTAGCACCGGGCTCGGCCCCAACGTCAACGCCCTCAAGATGCAGCTGCTCTATGCTCAGGGGATGCTCAACAACGCACAGGGGCGGGAGAGGGACTTGTCCAACCCCACGCTCAAGGAGCTGTTGCACAAGCTACGACAGTTGGCGTACGTTGCAGACGACGCGCTCGATGAGCTGGACTACTTTTGCATCCAGGACAAGCTGGATGGCACCTGCGATGCAGCAACCAATGTGGATGACCAGGGCTGCCTCCAGGGCCTTGTACATAACGCTCGCCACACGGCTAGAGCTGTTGCCGGGAAGATCAATTCCATCTCCTCCAGCTCGTGCCCTGATGACCAAGAAGATGGTGGCATCGGCTCATGTGGCGGAGATGGATGCATGATGATGCTTTCCATGCTTCAAGCTATTGGTAAGCACTTGCCATGCTACTCTTCTCATACTAATGAGTTGGCCGAATCGTCTGACATGCCAGCTGCAAGTGAATGGCGACTCCTCTGTGATGCCTACCCGCCCAAGGAACCACACAGAATTCATACCACAGAGGAAACACCAAAATTGAAGTTTGATAGGGTGGAAATCTCCAAAAGAATGATAAACATCATAGAGCAGCTGAAGCCTGTATGTGATATGGTCTCCACCATTCTTAATCTAGAGCTATTAAGCTTAAGCCGTATCCCTGCCCAAGGCATTGCTACGGATCATCGTGAAACCACCCCAAAAATTATAGAGCCTAAACTATATGGGAGGGATACCCAGAAAAAGAAAATTATAGATGGCCTCATCCATGGTGAATATTCTTTGAAACAGCTTACCGTCCTTCCAATTGTTGGGCCAGGGGGTATTGGGAAGACAACCTTAACACAACATATATTAGAAGAACTGAAGAGCTGCTTCGAGGTTAGAATATGGATATGTGTCTCTCTCAACTTCACTGCAAATTGGTTGGCTCAAAAGATTTGGGAACACATCCCTCCAAAAATACGTGAACGTCAAAATAGTAGCAATGAAGAGCTAATTGAACAATGGTTAAGATCAAAGAGGTTCTTACTTGTCTTGGATGATGTGTGGAAATATCATGACATTGAGTGGAAAAAACTATTAGCTTTGTTAAACAATGTGGGGACAAATGGCAATATGGTTATAGTCACAACTCGAATTCCAGGGGTAGCAAACATGGTTACGACAATTGACCATTATATAGAAATGGAACGTCTAGATCCTCAAGATATTATGTCTTTCTTTGAAGAATGTGTATTTGGTGACCAACAACAACCATGGGAACATCATCCTGAATTATATGATGTTGGGTGCAAAATAGTGGAAAAATTGAAGGGTTTCCCTCTTGCTGCAAAAACTGTGG AGTGGGAGTTACAAGCCAACGATTATGACATTATGCCAGCTCTCAAGCTTAGCTATGATTATCTCCCTTTCCATCTGCAACAATGTCTTTCCTGCTGTGCACTGTTTCCTGAAGATTATGAATTTCATACAGAAGAGTTGGTTTGTTTGTGGATTGGACTAGGTATTTTACACTCAGATGATAAAAAGAAAACAATTGAAGATGTTGGGTCGTGTTACTTAACTGACTTGATTAATCAGGGGTTTTTCAAAAAGAATGTATCAAGATTGGGCTGTCATTATTACACCATCCATGACCTACTGCGTGAATTGGTTGTGAAGGTCTCATCATATGAGTGTCTCAGCATATGTAGCTCTAATGTGATGTCCATACAAATCCCCCGGTCTGTACGTCATTTGTCTATCATTGTAGATGACGCAGACATCGAGGACGCAATGACTTTTGAAAACTACAAGAGGGATTTGTGTGAAATGGAAAAAAGTTTAGAAGTTCAAAACCTACACACTTTGATGTTATTTGGAAAATACCATGGAAATTTTTCTTGTGTTTTTCGTGGTTTGTTTTGGGAAGCTAGAGCCCTTCGAACTGTCTTTTTATCTGGAGTGTCATATGATGTGGAGGATGTGTTGCCCAACTTTTCAAATCTTATCCACCTTCGCTACTTAAGGATCAAGTCAGTGTATGTTAATTTATTCCGCTGCCAGTTAGGGCATGGTGACAAGAGCGTGTGCATACCTAGTGTGTTGTGTAGATTATATCATTTGGAAGTCATTGATCTTCAAGGATGGGAGGGTGACTTCGCAACGAGACATACCAGCAACTTGGTAAAATTGCGTCATTTTGTTGTGCCCCGAAAAGAACTTCACTCTGACATATTTGCGGTGGGAAAACTAAAATTCATCAACGAGTTAAGGGCATTTAGAGTGGGACAAGAAAGTAAGGGTTTTGAACTGAGTCAACTAGGGAAACTGAAACATATTGGAGGATCACATGGCATTTACAATCTTGAAAAGGTTCAATCAGAAGGAGAAGCAACTGAATCAAAACTGATACAGAAAAGCCGCATACAAGAGTTAATATTAGAATGGGATGTTCACAGACCTAACAGAAATCCTGCATTTGAAGAAAGTGTCCTTGAAAATCTAATACCACATAGCAATCTTCGATACCTATGCATTAGAGGGCATGGAGGCACTAATTGTCCACGATGGCTTGGTGCAAACCTCTCCGTCAAGAATCTGGAATCTCTTTCTTTGGATGATTTGTCTTGGGGAAACCTTCCACCTTTAGGAGAGATGTGGATGGTTAATGATGTTGGTGAAGAGTACCAGGGCTGTATCTTAGGCCAAAGATTTCAGTTTTTGCACAGGCTAAAATTGGTTAAGATACCAAGATTGAGAAAATGGGTTGGGGACAATACTTCTTATTTGTTCTCTCACCTGGAAGAACTCACCATTGTAGGTTGCTCTGAACTCACTGAGGTTCGATTTTCACATGTTAGTTGTGGTCTGCCACAGCAAGAGAAGAGCATGGCTTGGTTTCCTAGACTAAAGTCTCTCAAGATAGAAGACTGCCCTAAGCTATTATCATTGCCTCCAATCCCTTGGACTTCTGGTCCATGCTCCATTGAGTTTAATCGGTTGGGCTCTGGTCTTGAGAGGTTAGTTTACGAAGAAGAGTTTATTTACGCACCAGACATTACAAGTTTTTCATTGGAAGCGTGGGGAAAGAATGGCCAGGATAGTGTGTCCTTGAATGAGTGGTTGGTTTTCTCTAATCTAACTTACGTGAGAAGATTGGTGATGGAAAATTGCTCCCCTCTGCCGCTCGATTGCCTCCTAATGCTAACATCTCTGCAGTTCCTCCAGCTGATAGGTGGCTCAAGTAATATAATATACCCGGTTGAAAGTGTGATCCAC GAATTGACACAATTGTTCCTTCTGATGCCGGAGCTCACCCAAATTACAATAGAGGAATGTCAGGGGATAAAATGGCTCGGTGTGGCGGGGCCATCATCAGCATCATCTTCTTCTACAGAACAATTGCATCATGGGCAAATCGGACAGCAGCAGCAAGAGGGAAAAGGAGGAGGAGACGGAGTGCTGCTCTTGCCTCCCCAGCTTCAGGAGTTGCGGATCAGAGAGTGCCCAGAGCTGAGCTTGCTCTCCAATTCAATGGAAGGTGACAAGGAAGGAGGTGGGCTCCTAGGTCTCTCCTCCCTTAAATTGTTGAGCACGAGCAAAACCCCCAGATTCTTTGTCGGTTCTGAGCCTCATGACAAGGAGCTTCTTCCCCGCTCCTCTACACATCAGGAGCTTAAGGTGATCACAGATGATGTTGCAGGACTCCTTACTGCACATATCTGCAGCATCCTCTCTTTCTCCCTCACCACCCTAATTATTGGTTGGAACCAAGATGCCGAGCGCTTCACACACGAGCAAGAGAAGGCCCTTCAGCTCCTCACCTCCCTCCAGACGCTTATGTTCTGTGATTTCGAGAAGCTGCAGTGCCTCCCAGCAGGTCTGCATAGACTTGCCAGCCTCAAGACATTACAAATAGTGACCTGTCAAGTCATCCTGTCGTTGCCAGAGGATGGCCTTCCGAGTTCTCTGCAAAAGTTGGATATCTGGCGATGTCCTTCCATCTAG